CGGGGGGCGGAGTGTCCGTGGTGAGGATGGAGGTGGAAAGCATCCAGCGGCCGGGATCATCCTCGGCTTTGGAGGGGTCCTTCCACCATTCATACAGGCCGGCAAACACCAATGGGCTTCCTGAGCCCGGATGCACGTAATAGGGCTGCTTTTGCTTGCCGGCCCCCTGCTTCCACTCGTAGTACCCGTCAGCGGGGACAGCGCAGCGCCGCGATTTCACCGCCTTGCGGAAGGCAGGCTTCTCCAGCACGCTCTCACTCCGGGCATTGATCATCCTGGCCCCTATGCCCGGATCCTTCGCCCATGAGGGCACCAGGCCCCAGCGGGCCACGTGCAGCTGCCGAACCGGCTCCTCGTCGATCAGCCGTTCCAGGACAATCGGCACATCGTCTGTGGGCGCCACGTTCCATGACGGGGGCAGCTGCACATCCTCCTCCAGCCGGGCATCAAATTCGGCGAGCAGGTCCCCCACGGCCCGGGCCATCACATAGCGTCCACACATGGCTCCAGCATGCCATTAGCGGTGGTCCGTGTCAGCCGGCGCAGTTCCTCCGCAGCCTCCGCCCGGAACAGCCCCGGCTGTAGCCCTGGGAATAGGCCGCCGCGGGTTACCGTTGAGGAGAACGAACCCCCTCAACGATTTCAGGAGAGCTCCGTGGACTTTACCCCCGAGAACGGCACCATCACCATGTTTTCCACCACCTGGTGCGGCTACTGCAACCGGCTCAAGAAGCAGCTGGATGCGCAGGGCATCGGCTA
The window above is part of the Pseudarthrobacter sp. IC2-21 genome. Proteins encoded here:
- a CDS encoding SOS response-associated peptidase, producing the protein MARAVGDLLAEFDARLEEDVQLPPSWNVAPTDDVPIVLERLIDEEPVRQLHVARWGLVPSWAKDPGIGARMINARSESVLEKPAFRKAVKSRRCAVPADGYYEWKQGAGKQKQPYYVHPGSGSPLVFAGLYEWWKDPSKAEDDPGRWMLSTSILTTDTPPPGAESTVFGKLTELHDRVPLPMDRATMASWLDPQIDDAAFLVDLVRAHVRDAAADWHVDSVGREVGNVRNNSPELIRPVEALF